The Winogradskyella schleiferi genome has a window encoding:
- a CDS encoding DUF2853 family protein codes for MSKRDDLIAKYAADLEEKCGVTADMDLLTKVAIGLGPSIYNADSATVSGSDEKELATVKNNFLIKKLGLKEGADLDKAIDAVIEKYGRSNRTKYRVVVYYLLTKHFNKESVYS; via the coding sequence ATGAGTAAAAGAGACGATTTAATAGCCAAGTATGCAGCAGATTTAGAAGAGAAATGTGGTGTAACTGCAGATATGGATTTATTGACTAAAGTAGCGATTGGTTTAGGACCTTCCATTTACAATGCAGATTCTGCTACAGTTTCTGGTTCAGATGAGAAAGAATTAGCGACCGTAAAAAATAATTTTTTAATTAAGAAATTAGGCTTAAAAGAGGGTGCTGATTTAGACAAAGCCATTGATGCGGTTATAGAAAAATATGGCAGATCTAACAGAACTAAATATAGAGTCGTAGTATATTACTTGTTGACAAAGCACTTCAATAAAGAATCTGTTTACTCATAG
- the menA gene encoding 1,4-dihydroxy-2-naphthoate octaprenyltransferase — protein sequence MKKIKPWLSAMRLRTLPLSVSGIILGSCFAYYNGRFNPWVLVLAILTTISLQVLSNLANDYGDGIKGTDNDERVGPQRAIQSGEITPDEMFNAIRHNILIVIVLTLALLWAAFGTGNFLYILLFMILGGFSIYAALNYTMGDSPYGYRALGDVFVFIFFGLLSTVGSYFLYMHTLDHVVILPAIALGLLSVGVLNLNNMRDIQSDTNAGKITLAVKLGMARAKNYHFTLILGAMVFTVVFSILYYVEPYNFMYVLAFVPLIIHIKKIKAAVQPNDFDSQLKVLALSTFLFSILLGIGYILY from the coding sequence ATGAAGAAAATTAAACCGTGGCTATCTGCCATGCGCTTAAGAACGCTGCCGCTTTCTGTTTCCGGAATCATTCTTGGTAGTTGTTTCGCTTATTATAATGGTCGCTTTAATCCTTGGGTTTTGGTTTTGGCTATATTAACTACCATAAGTTTACAGGTGTTGTCTAATTTAGCCAATGATTATGGTGACGGCATAAAGGGGACGGACAATGACGAACGGGTCGGTCCACAACGAGCGATACAAAGTGGTGAGATTACACCAGATGAGATGTTTAACGCCATAAGGCATAATATTCTTATTGTAATCGTATTGACTTTAGCACTTCTTTGGGCAGCCTTTGGCACAGGTAACTTTCTTTATATTTTACTATTCATGATTCTTGGAGGGTTTTCTATTTATGCCGCTTTAAATTATACGATGGGAGATTCGCCCTATGGCTATCGCGCACTTGGCGATGTATTTGTATTCATCTTTTTTGGGTTGCTAAGTACTGTGGGAAGTTACTTTCTATATATGCACACTTTAGATCATGTGGTTATTCTTCCAGCCATAGCTTTGGGATTGTTGAGTGTTGGTGTGTTGAATTTAAATAACATGAGAGACATCCAATCCGACACTAATGCTGGTAAAATAACATTAGCCGTAAAGTTAGGCATGGCAAGAGCGAAGAACTATCACTTTACTCTTATATTAGGAGCCATGGTATTTACGGTTGTATTTTCAATATTATATTATGTTGAACCGTACAATTTTATGTATGTATTGGCATTTGTCCCTTTAATTATTCATATTAAAAAGATAAAAGCAGCTGTTCAGCCCAATGATTTTGACAGTCAACTAAAGGTTTTAGCACTTTCCACATTTCTGTTTTCAATCCTATTAGGTATTGGTTATATTTTGTATTAA
- a CDS encoding CvfB family protein translates to MINLGEYNTLEILRDTEPGLFLGDGNEGEVLLPNRYVPKVFEIGDKIEVFVYLDNEERPVATTDQPYIKKGDFALLRCNQVTDYGAFLDWGLVKELFCPFKEQAFKMKAGGWYLVYCYLDEETERLVASSKTNQFLDNKELTVAQFDEVDLIVSHPSELGMNVIVNKTHLGLVFNDDIYKDISVGDRLKGIVKKVRPDNKLDISLNQIGYRNIEPNAEHILNELHDNGGFIPLHDKSNPDDIKNQLQMSKKSFKKAIGTLYKERQITIEADGIRLV, encoded by the coding sequence ATGATAAACTTAGGCGAATATAATACACTGGAAATTTTAAGAGATACAGAACCTGGCTTGTTTTTAGGTGACGGCAACGAAGGAGAAGTGCTTTTGCCTAATCGTTATGTGCCAAAGGTCTTTGAAATTGGCGATAAAATTGAGGTTTTTGTGTATTTGGATAATGAAGAACGTCCTGTAGCAACTACTGACCAGCCCTATATTAAAAAAGGTGATTTTGCTTTATTACGCTGTAACCAAGTTACGGATTATGGTGCATTTTTAGATTGGGGTTTGGTAAAGGAGTTGTTCTGTCCTTTTAAGGAACAGGCGTTTAAAATGAAAGCAGGAGGATGGTATTTGGTCTATTGCTATTTGGATGAAGAAACTGAACGTTTAGTGGCGTCGAGTAAAACCAATCAGTTTTTGGATAATAAGGAATTAACCGTTGCCCAATTTGACGAAGTTGATTTAATTGTGTCGCATCCATCAGAATTGGGAATGAATGTGATTGTCAACAAAACACATTTGGGCCTCGTTTTTAACGATGATATTTATAAAGATATTAGTGTTGGAGACCGACTTAAGGGCATCGTTAAAAAAGTACGACCAGATAATAAATTGGATATTTCTCTCAATCAAATCGGTTACAGAAATATTGAACCGAATGCAGAACATATCTTAAATGAATTGCATGATAATGGTGGCTTTATTCCGCTTCATGATAAATCTAATCCTGACGATATAAAGAATCAACTTCAAATGAGTAAAAAAAGTTTCAAAAAAGCAATTGGCACCCTTTATAAAGAGCGCCAAATCACAATTGAAGCGGATGGTATTCGTTTGGTTTAA
- the menD gene encoding 2-succinyl-5-enolpyruvyl-6-hydroxy-3-cyclohexene-1-carboxylate synthase, translating to MKHSKIPLSQTVVTLCKTHNVKHIVISPGSRNAPLTIGFTHDDFFNCYSIVDERCAAFFALGIAQQLQEPVAVVCTSGSALLNYYPAIAEAYYSHIPVVVLSADRPKHLIEIGDGQTIKQKNVYGEHVLYSTNLKLDLKETESAHLASELPIIKSIENKLERFLGLQKDIQTYNESEIHDALTIAKLNLGPVHINCPFDEPLYETVEELAINPKPYKIQTRQEKVDEFEIKSLIDVWHSAKRKLILVGVLQPNTIEKKWIQEIADDDSIIVFTETTSNLHHKDFFPGIDEIIAPLDEAGFKALQPEVLLTFGGMVVSKKIKAFLRTYKPEHHWHVGLSKANDTFFCLDKHIKLRPNTFLGAFLPQVTHHTKSNYKATWLTVRQKRRKLQAEYIESLPFSDFMVFHMVLKYIPKQSQLQVGNSSTIRYTQLFKIPKSIEVFCNRGTSGIDGSTSTAIGAAVANEKQTTFITGDLSFFYDSNALWNNYIPNSFRIVVVNNEGGGIFRILPGHKNTENFDTFFETKHELTAKQLCDMYGFEYSVAKDQKELEQQLDPFYKLSERPKLLEIFTPSRSNDQILLDYFKYIK from the coding sequence ATGAAGCACTCAAAAATACCTTTGTCACAAACTGTAGTTACGCTATGTAAAACGCATAATGTAAAGCACATTGTTATATCGCCTGGAAGCAGAAACGCACCATTGACCATTGGTTTTACTCATGATGATTTTTTTAATTGTTACAGTATTGTAGATGAACGTTGTGCTGCATTTTTCGCTTTAGGAATAGCCCAACAACTCCAAGAACCAGTTGCTGTAGTTTGTACGTCTGGTAGCGCATTATTGAATTATTATCCTGCAATAGCGGAAGCTTATTATAGTCATATTCCAGTAGTGGTTTTGTCTGCAGATAGACCAAAACATTTAATAGAAATTGGCGATGGACAAACCATTAAACAAAAGAATGTTTATGGCGAACATGTGCTGTACAGCACCAATTTAAAACTCGATTTAAAGGAAACCGAAAGTGCACATTTAGCAAGCGAATTACCGATTATTAAAAGTATTGAAAATAAATTGGAACGGTTTTTAGGGCTTCAAAAGGATATTCAAACTTATAATGAATCTGAAATTCATGATGCACTTACCATTGCAAAATTAAATTTAGGACCGGTTCATATTAATTGCCCATTTGATGAACCCTTGTATGAAACCGTAGAAGAGTTGGCCATAAACCCGAAACCGTACAAAATTCAAACACGGCAAGAAAAAGTGGATGAATTTGAAATAAAGAGTTTAATCGATGTTTGGCATAGTGCTAAGCGAAAACTGATTTTGGTCGGTGTGTTACAGCCCAATACTATTGAAAAAAAATGGATACAAGAAATAGCGGATGATGACAGCATTATTGTTTTTACTGAAACAACATCAAATCTGCACCACAAAGATTTTTTTCCTGGCATTGATGAAATTATCGCACCTTTAGATGAAGCTGGTTTTAAAGCGCTTCAACCAGAGGTTCTACTCACTTTTGGTGGTATGGTTGTTTCAAAAAAAATCAAAGCATTTCTAAGAACTTATAAACCTGAACATCATTGGCATGTTGGTTTGTCTAAAGCAAACGACACTTTTTTCTGTTTGGACAAACATATAAAATTGCGTCCTAACACATTTTTGGGTGCTTTTTTACCACAAGTCACCCATCATACAAAAAGTAATTATAAAGCGACCTGGTTGACGGTTCGACAAAAAAGAAGAAAGCTACAAGCCGAATATATAGAATCACTTCCATTTTCGGATTTTATGGTATTTCATATGGTTTTAAAATATATTCCGAAACAAAGCCAATTGCAAGTTGGAAATAGTTCTACGATACGCTACACACAGCTATTTAAAATACCAAAAAGTATCGAAGTCTTTTGCAATAGAGGAACAAGCGGTATCGATGGAAGTACAAGCACAGCCATTGGAGCTGCGGTTGCCAATGAAAAGCAAACCACATTTATTACAGGTGATTTAAGTTTCTTTTACGATAGTAATGCCCTTTGGAATAATTATATCCCAAATTCATTTAGAATTGTAGTGGTCAACAATGAAGGTGGTGGTATTTTCCGAATTCTTCCAGGACACAAAAACACGGAAAATTTTGATACTTTTTTTGAGACTAAACATGAATTGACTGCTAAGCAATTATGTGACATGTATGGTTTTGAGTATTCAGTAGCCAAAGACCAAAAAGAATTAGAACAGCAATTAGATCCATTTTATAAACTATCAGAAAGGCCAAAATTATTAGAGATTTTTACACCATCTCGCAGCAACGACCAAATTCTGTTGGATTATTTTAAATATATTAAATAA
- a CDS encoding 1,4-dihydroxy-2-naphthoyl-CoA synthase, translating to MSSIDWKVAKSYEDITYQKCNGVARIAFNRPEIRNAFRPKTTSELYDAFYDAGEDVNIGVVLLSAEGPSTKDGIWSFCSGGDQKARGHQGYVGEDGYHRLNILEVQRLIRFMPKAVIAVVPGWAVGGGHSLHVVCDLTLASKEHAIFKQTDADVTSFDGGYGSAYLAKMVGQKKAREIFFLGRNYSAQEAFDMGMVNAVVPHAELEDTAYEWAQEILAKSPTSIKMLKFAMNLTDDGMVGQQVFAGEATRLAYMTDEAKEGRDAFLEKRKPNFPKKWIP from the coding sequence ATGAGCTCTATAGATTGGAAGGTTGCTAAATCTTATGAAGATATAACATACCAAAAATGCAATGGCGTTGCTAGAATTGCATTTAATAGACCAGAAATAAGAAATGCATTTAGGCCAAAAACAACATCAGAACTTTATGATGCGTTTTATGATGCAGGTGAAGATGTGAATATTGGCGTGGTGCTTTTAAGTGCTGAAGGTCCTTCGACCAAAGATGGTATTTGGAGCTTTTGTTCTGGAGGTGATCAAAAGGCGAGAGGACACCAAGGGTATGTTGGAGAAGATGGTTACCATCGCTTAAATATTTTAGAAGTACAACGCCTCATCCGATTTATGCCAAAAGCAGTGATTGCTGTGGTTCCAGGTTGGGCAGTTGGTGGAGGCCATAGTTTACATGTGGTTTGCGATCTTACCTTAGCCAGTAAGGAACATGCGATTTTTAAGCAAACAGATGCCGATGTTACCAGTTTTGATGGTGGTTACGGATCTGCTTATTTGGCAAAAATGGTGGGACAGAAAAAAGCAAGGGAAATATTTTTCTTGGGAAGAAACTATTCGGCTCAAGAAGCTTTTGATATGGGAATGGTCAATGCTGTGGTTCCTCATGCGGAATTAGAAGATACTGCTTATGAATGGGCTCAAGAAATATTGGCAAAATCACCGACCTCTATAAAAATGCTGAAATTTGCTATGAATCTTACCGATGATGGTATGGTCGGGCAACAAGTATTTGCAGGTGAAGCCACGCGTTTAGCATACATGACAGATGAAGCTAAAGAAGGTAGAGATGCTTTTCTAGAAAAAAGAAAGCCTAATTTTCCTAAAAAATGGATTCCATAA
- a CDS encoding metal-dependent hydrolase: MKITFYGHATFGIQIKDINILVDPFITGNEKASEIDIETLKADYILVTHAHQDHILDVEAIAKRTGAVIVSNYEIVTHFQNKDLEGHPMNHGGSWDFEFGNVKYVNAIHTSSFPDGSYGGQPGGFIIEGEHKTIYIAGDTALTMDMKLIPMQTKLDLAILPIGDNFTMGIDDAIIASDFIDCDKILGCHYDTFGYIEIDHEEAKRKFYDKGKDLMLLEIGANMEL, translated from the coding sequence ATGAAAATCACATTCTATGGCCATGCCACATTTGGTATTCAAATCAAGGATATCAATATTTTAGTAGATCCGTTTATCACAGGAAACGAAAAAGCGTCAGAAATAGACATTGAGACTTTAAAAGCTGATTATATTTTGGTAACGCATGCCCATCAAGATCATATTCTCGATGTGGAGGCCATTGCTAAACGTACAGGAGCTGTTATTGTTTCTAATTATGAAATCGTAACCCATTTTCAAAATAAAGATTTGGAAGGTCATCCGATGAATCATGGCGGTTCTTGGGATTTCGAATTTGGCAATGTGAAATACGTTAATGCGATTCACACGTCTTCATTTCCAGATGGCAGTTATGGTGGACAACCAGGCGGCTTCATTATTGAAGGCGAGCACAAAACGATCTATATTGCTGGCGATACGGCTTTGACTATGGATATGAAACTGATTCCCATGCAAACCAAACTCGATTTAGCGATCTTACCAATTGGCGATAATTTTACCATGGGAATAGACGATGCTATTATAGCAAGCGATTTTATAGATTGCGATAAAATATTGGGTTGTCATTATGATACTTTTGGCTATATTGAAATCGACCATGAAGAAGCCAAGCGAAAATTCTATGATAAAGGCAAGGACCTGATGTTATTGGAGATTGGTGCGAATATGGAATTATAA